From a single Brettanomyces bruxellensis chromosome 7, complete sequence genomic region:
- a CDS encoding uncharacterized protein (SECRETED:SignalP(1-21)~MEROPS:MER0059846), whose protein sequence is MRIINIPIVFLVFGVGPEVFAMASNTKRDSTALIEQLIKSPPKYQKEFGSYLKQAFQTHYLQIYGSVVCLFLILMAHGGIINRVHYFEPRNPIKFVGNDGKNSFTLKELIGKKIPTLRDQAICLLNPFLFTGDLQTMYAGVRTFHSRDQLYFGRQILRMRDGGSAALDQVISSAKFRSAKPESCDIPEGQKKLYLGKSTRYFTKKELLEQDGQQSKRPIVLALHGLSGSSAEPYCRCLMNPLFNKEHFDCFVLNARGCGGVNITTPSLFCALWTEDVREAVKVLRQRYPGRPIFAVGFSMGSIILTNYLAQEGDKSGIDFAVTLACIWDLRASSNRLESHFLSGNLYSPRMTKNLLELIANQKDELSLSREFKKSYSRENIRKMDRLSHFDDNFTSKMFGFSCADEYYCYASPIIRMNNIRTPLLNINSEDDPVAGGFDVGALPVERASFNPYITMITTTHGGHLGWFKPNNVRWYTEPVSQLMAELYSEVYNCSAGNIQVDKHSLPADIPISEGKLVMKTFKS, encoded by the coding sequence ATGaggataataaatattccCATTGTGTTTTTGGTTTTCGGAGTTGGTCCTGAGGTTTTTGCTATGGCATCAAATACGAAAAGAGATAGTACTGCTCTCATTGAGCAACTTATCAAATCCCCACCAAAATACCAGAAGGAATTTGGAAGTTACCTAAAACAGGCTTTCCAAACACATTATTTGCAAATATATGGTTCTGTTGTGTGCCTGTTTCTAATTCTAATGGCACACGGAGGCATTATTAACAGGGTGCATTATTTTGAACCAAGAAATCCTATAAAATTTGTTGGGAATGATGGGAAGAATTCATTTACTTTAAAGGAACTTATTGGGAAGAAAATACCAACACTCCGAGATCAAGCGATATGTTTGTTGAACccatttcttttcacagGAGATCTTCAAACCATGTATGCCGGTGTGAGGACATTTCATTCTCGTGATCAATTGTATTTTGGGAGACAAATTCTCAGGATGCGGGATGGAGGTTCAGCAGCACTTGATCAGGTTATCAGTTCAGCAAAGTTCCGAAGTGCCAAGCCGGAGTCTTGTGATATTCCAGAAGGACAGAAGAAATTGTATCTTGGAAAATCGACGAGATATTTCACAAAGAAAGAACTTTTAGAACAGGATGGACAACAAAGTAAACGACCTATTGTACTTGCACTTCATGGATTATCAGGGTCTTCGGCAGAGCCATATTGCCGGTGCTTAATGAATCCATTATTCAACAAGGAGCACTTCGATTGTTTTGTGCTTAACGCTAGAGGTTGCGGTGGTGTGAATATTACAACaccttctttattttgCGCATTATGGACTGAAGATGTTAGGGAAGCTGTGAAAGTTCTAAGACAGAGATACCCTGGCCGCCCTATTTTTGCTGTTGGATTTTCAATGGGTTCTATAATATTAACAAATTATCTAGCCCAGGAAGGGGACAAGTCAGGGATTGATTTCGCCGTTACCCTTGCGTGCATCTGGGATTTGCGTGCCTCATCAAACCGATTGGAATCTCACTTCCTTTCGGGTAACTTGTATAGTCCACGTATGACAAAAAATCTGCTGGAATTAATAGCCAACCAGAAAGATGAATTATCCTTATCCAGGGAATTCAAGAAGAGCTATTCAAGAGAGAATATCAGAAAGATGGATCGTTTATCCCATTTTGATGACAATTTCACCAGTAAAATGTTTGGATTTAGTTGTGCTGATGAGTATTACTGCTATGCATCACCGATAATACGTATGAATAACATTCGAACACCGCTTTTGAATATAAACTCTGAGGATGACCCGGTAGCTGGTGGTTTTGATGTCGGGGCACTACCAGTTGAAAGAGCAAGTTTCAATCCGTATATTACTATGATCACAACTACCCATGGAGGTCATCTTGGTTGGTTCAAGCCAAATAACGTGAGATGGTATACAGAACCAGTTTCACAACTTATGGCAGAGC